One segment of Echeneis naucrates chromosome 15, fEcheNa1.1, whole genome shotgun sequence DNA contains the following:
- the chrna1 gene encoding acetylcholine receptor subunit alpha isoform X2, with protein MNLRKIQISLAWILSVFAGPICCSEDETRLVKTLFTGYNKVVRPVNHFSEAVEVTVGLQLIQLISVDEVNQIVTSNVRLRQKWIDVNLKWNPDDYGGIRKIRVPSTDIWKPDLVLYNNADGDFAIIHETKVLLEHTGKITWNPPAIFKSYCEIIVLHFPFDLQNCSMKLGTWTYDGLLVVINPDSDRPDLSNFMESGEWVLKDYRSWKHWVYYTCCPDTPYLDITYHFLMLRLPLYFIVNVIIPCMLFSFLTGLVFYLPTDSVFLLVIVELIPSTSSAVPLIGKYMLFTMVFVIASIIITVIVINTHHRSPSTHTMPAWIRKVFIETIPNMMFFSTMKRPSQEIRQKRLFPTDMDISDISGNPTPTSVTYQSPITKNPDVRSAIEGVKYIAETMKSDEESNNAAEEWKFVAMVLDHILLCVFMAVCIIGTLAVFAGRLIELNML; from the exons GTCCAATATGCTGCTCAGAAGATGAGACCCGTCTGGTGAAAACCCTGTTTACTGGTTACAACAAAGTGGTTCGTCCCGTGAACCACTTCAGTGAAGCCGTTGAAGTCACAGTGGGACTGCAGCTAATACAGCTTATCAGTGTG GATGAAGTTAACCAGATTGTGACCAGTAATGTGCGTCTCAGACAG aaatggatagaTGTGAACTTGAAGTGGAATCCAGATGACTATGGAGGCATCAGAAAGATCAGAGTTCCTTCAACTGACATATGGAAACCTGACCTGGTGCTGTACAacaa TGCTGACGGTGACTTTGCTATCATTCATGAGACTAAAGTCCTGCTGGAGCACACTGGGAAGATAACATGGAACCCCCCAGCCATCTTTAAGAGTTACTGTGAGATTATTGTCCTCCATTTCCCGTTCGATCTGCAGAACTGTAGCATGAAACTGGGTACCTGGACATATGATGGACTGCTGGTTGTTATCAACCCG GACAGTGACCGACCAGACCTCAGTAACTTCATGGAGTCAGGAGAGTGGGTGTTAAAGGATTACAGGAGCTGGAAGCACTGGGTTTATTACACCTGCTGTCCTGACACACCGTACCTGGACATCACCTACCATTTCTTAATGCTGCGGCTGCCTCTTTATTTCATCGTCAATGTCATCATTCCCTgtatgctgttttcatttctcacCGGACTGGTCTTCTACTTGCCCACCGACTCTG TCTTCCTGCTGGTTATTGTGGAGCTGATCCCCTCCACCTCCAGTGCTGTTCCTCTCATTGGGAAATACATGCTCTTCACCATGGTGTTTGTCATCgcctccatcatcatcaccgtcattGTCATTAACACACACCACCGCTCGCCAAGCACACACACCATGCCTGCGTGGATCCGCAAG GTGTTCATTGAAACCATTCCCAACATGATGTTCTTCTCAACAATGAAACGCCCCAGCCAGGAGATCCGACAGAAGAGACTATTTCCCACTGACATGGACATCTCTGACATCTCAG GTAACCCCACCCCTACAAGTGTCACCTACCAGTCTCCCATCACGAAAAACCCAGACGTCCGCAGCGCTATCGAAGGGGTGAAGTACATCGCTGAGACCATGAAATCAGACGAGGAATCTAACAAT GCAGCAGAAGAGTGGAAGTTTGTTGCCATGGTCCTCGACCAtatcctgctctgtgtgttcatgGCCGTGTGCATCATCGGGACGCTTGCCGTCTTTGCCGGGAGACTCATTGAGCTCAACATGCTGTAG
- the chrna1 gene encoding acetylcholine receptor subunit alpha isoform X1, translated as MNLRKIQISLAWILSVFAGPICCSEDETRLVKTLFTGYNKVVRPVNHFSEAVEVTVGLQLIQLISVDEVNQIVTSNVRLRQKWIDVNLKWNPDDYGGIRKIRVPSTDIWKPDLVLYNNADGDFAIIHETKVLLEHTGKITWNPPAIFKSYCEIIVLHFPFDLQNCSMKLGTWTYDGLLVVINPDSDRPDLSNFMESGEWVLKDYRSWKHWVYYTCCPDTPYLDITYHFLMLRLPLYFIVNVIIPCMLFSFLTGLVFYLPTDSGEKMTLSISVLLSLTVFLLVIVELIPSTSSAVPLIGKYMLFTMVFVIASIIITVIVINTHHRSPSTHTMPAWIRKVFIETIPNMMFFSTMKRPSQEIRQKRLFPTDMDISDISGNPTPTSVTYQSPITKNPDVRSAIEGVKYIAETMKSDEESNNAAEEWKFVAMVLDHILLCVFMAVCIIGTLAVFAGRLIELNML; from the exons GTCCAATATGCTGCTCAGAAGATGAGACCCGTCTGGTGAAAACCCTGTTTACTGGTTACAACAAAGTGGTTCGTCCCGTGAACCACTTCAGTGAAGCCGTTGAAGTCACAGTGGGACTGCAGCTAATACAGCTTATCAGTGTG GATGAAGTTAACCAGATTGTGACCAGTAATGTGCGTCTCAGACAG aaatggatagaTGTGAACTTGAAGTGGAATCCAGATGACTATGGAGGCATCAGAAAGATCAGAGTTCCTTCAACTGACATATGGAAACCTGACCTGGTGCTGTACAacaa TGCTGACGGTGACTTTGCTATCATTCATGAGACTAAAGTCCTGCTGGAGCACACTGGGAAGATAACATGGAACCCCCCAGCCATCTTTAAGAGTTACTGTGAGATTATTGTCCTCCATTTCCCGTTCGATCTGCAGAACTGTAGCATGAAACTGGGTACCTGGACATATGATGGACTGCTGGTTGTTATCAACCCG GACAGTGACCGACCAGACCTCAGTAACTTCATGGAGTCAGGAGAGTGGGTGTTAAAGGATTACAGGAGCTGGAAGCACTGGGTTTATTACACCTGCTGTCCTGACACACCGTACCTGGACATCACCTACCATTTCTTAATGCTGCGGCTGCCTCTTTATTTCATCGTCAATGTCATCATTCCCTgtatgctgttttcatttctcacCGGACTGGTCTTCTACTTGCCCACCGACTCTG GTGAAAAGATgactctctccatctctgtcctgCTGTCTCTGACAGTCTTCCTGCTGGTTATTGTGGAGCTGATCCCCTCCACCTCCAGTGCTGTTCCTCTCATTGGGAAATACATGCTCTTCACCATGGTGTTTGTCATCgcctccatcatcatcaccgtcattGTCATTAACACACACCACCGCTCGCCAAGCACACACACCATGCCTGCGTGGATCCGCAAG GTGTTCATTGAAACCATTCCCAACATGATGTTCTTCTCAACAATGAAACGCCCCAGCCAGGAGATCCGACAGAAGAGACTATTTCCCACTGACATGGACATCTCTGACATCTCAG GTAACCCCACCCCTACAAGTGTCACCTACCAGTCTCCCATCACGAAAAACCCAGACGTCCGCAGCGCTATCGAAGGGGTGAAGTACATCGCTGAGACCATGAAATCAGACGAGGAATCTAACAAT GCAGCAGAAGAGTGGAAGTTTGTTGCCATGGTCCTCGACCAtatcctgctctgtgtgttcatgGCCGTGTGCATCATCGGGACGCTTGCCGTCTTTGCCGGGAGACTCATTGAGCTCAACATGCTGTAG